The Canis aureus isolate CA01 chromosome 6, VMU_Caureus_v.1.0, whole genome shotgun sequence genome contains the following window.
AAAAACCTTTCTTTTATGACAGTTAACTATATCTGTTACATTAGAAATTTCTATTGTAGGGTCAGCCTGTCTTTATTTAGGTTACTCTTATCAAGCACTTGAAAAGCCCATGAagggtttaaaaataatttgatttaagcTTTGGGTTTCGTTCCATAGCAAAACAGGTTGAATGTATACTTTAATTGGTTTTTGAGTCAAGAATCTGTAATCTTTGAACTTTAACAGTTCTTTTAAATGTGAGTCGATCAAGGACTTGAATGTTTTTGGCTCAAGTTCCAAGCTCTTCTgtcaatttttaaagttcttgtaaATGTAGGGGAGAGATGGTGAGGTAGAATGGGTCTCTTCCTGTTAGTAGACAGAGAAGAATTAGCCCACAGCCCAGATGAAGTAAACAAGGGGTCAGGGGTTTATCTTCTTTGTAATCATTTATGATTTGATTTTTCAGGTTACAGAGAAGATCCCAGTAAGGCATTTATATACAAAAGATATTGACATACATGAAGTTCGGATTGGCTGGTCACTAACCACAAGTGGAATGTTGCTTGGTAAAGTTTCCATTTGAGTAGTATGTGCTCATGTGTGTTTAGGGTCTGATTTCAGTAGTTAGACTAGGAGGCTTTCTAAACCTGCCTGTTTTTAATCCGTTTTGTTATTTTAGTTGTGAATGATAACTAGCATGTATCAACTgacttgagggtttttttttctctcccctttttgGTTACTTATTTTATGACCAGTGGTTAAAAGCCACTATCCCATGATGTGCAATTTTTAAGATAGTTATATAACCCACCTAGCTCTCAATTTTCTACATCTAGGTAAAGTGTAAGTGGAAGAATGTTAGGTTATGTACTCCTTTCTCTTGATTGTatcttgaatattaaaatatgtggGTCATTGGACTGTTTTGAACAATCGATTTCatgaaagttaaatttattttcttaggtgAAGAAGAATTTTCTTATGGGTATTCtcttaaaggaataaaaacatgCAATTGTGAGACTGAAGATTATGGAGAGAAATTTGATGAAAATGATGTGATTACATGTTTTGCTGTAAGTCATAAGTCAcccaaatttctattttaaaagtgagcattattaattagaattttttttaagttatatccTCTGCCTTCAATACTAACCTGTTCCCCCTGAAAACTACTTAACATGAAGTTGGCCTGAAAATCTAGTCTGTTTATGAAGGCAGCATTGTTTCTGCTTCTAGATACAAATGTTTTAGTCTTCATAAGTGTTACAAAGCTCCTAACATTTaacttataaatacattttttattggatgAGCTTCATTCCTTTcaattttgagttttgttttttttttttaaggaagtttaAAGGAGGCagattaaaacttaatttttttcctacttaacaGAACTTTGAAAGTGATGAAGTAGAACTCTCCTATGCAAAGAATGGACAGGATCTTGGTGTTGCCTtcaaaatcagtaaggaaattCTTGCTGGAAGGCCACTCTTCCCGCATGTTCTCTGCCACAACTGTGCAGTTGAATTTAATTTTGGTCAGAAGGAAAAGCCATATTTTCCAATACCGGAAGATTATACTTTTATCCAGAATGTCCCCTTAGAGGATCGAGTTAGAGGACCAAAGGGGCCTGAAGAGAAGAAAGATTGTGaggtaagtaaaatgttttttccttaagCATTTGAAGAATACTTTTGTTTGGCAAAAATTACACTTGGAAGTTCTGGATGATTAATCTGTTTGATTCTGCCATGATTGTTACAGCCAGTGATTTTTCTCTTAGTAGCTGTGTTCTTTATATAGTATTGAGTTTCTAAAACTTCCCTTTgcttttagggcaatgaaaatcTAAACCGGgctcttttgctttaaaaaaaaaaacacgtaggGAATTCTTAGATGGCTCTGGTGATAAGTGAAATACTGTTTTTTCTTACTCTAGGTGGTTATGATGATTGGCTTGCCTGGAGCTGGGAAAACCACCTGGGTTACTAAACATGCAGCAGAAAATCCTGGTAAATACAACATTCTTGGAACAAACACCATAATGGATAAGATGATGGTAAGtaaagtatgtatttattgtgTGTTCTCAGCACTTTGAAAAGACCAGAAGATACTCCAACTTTTTTGCCTGTTGCCTTTATgcattttgtgtttctgttttagaGATAGAGTTTGGCCAAGTTATCTTGGTTAAAGTAGGAGGATGTAAGGTAAACTGCATGTATGTGTAAGGTGAAGTGCCTTCCACTGgctaggctttatttttttctgtaaaattttttGAACTACTAAGCAATTAGTAGCTAAGAAAGAACTGAATAGCAGAGGATTTTGTGACATGGTTAAGTGATTCATCATAATGATGAGGAAAGGGactatttaaatttgaaaatgtctGATTTCTGCATAGATCTAAGCTGATACTAAAAAAGCCTAAGTTTCATCCACAAGTTCAAAGGaacttttttaacttttaaaacaggTGGCGGGGTTTAAGAAGCAGATGGCTGATACTGGAAAATTGAACACACTGTTGCAGAGAGCTCCCCAGTGTCTTGGGAAGTTTATTGAGATTGCTGCCCGCAAGAAACGAAATTTCATTCTGGATCAGGTAAACTGTATCTTTGAGgttggaaaaaaagaatggattgtGGGGTTTCATGTGGAGCTAATATTTGGGTTATCAAACTTTGTTTTCAAGACAAATGTGTCTGCTGCTGCCCAGAGGAGAAAAATGTGCCTGTTTGCAGGCTTCCAACGAAAAGCTGTTGTAGTTTGCCCGAAAGATGAAGACTACAAGCAAAGAACGCAGAAGAAGGCAGAAGTAGAGGGCAAAGACCTACCAGAACACGCGGTCCTCAAAATGAAAGGCATGAAATTTAGTTTTGTTACTGTGTTAAATCTTTTTTGTGTCCATGAACTACTGTCGGTTCAGATTATCTTCAATGGAAATGaacatttttggtttatttctgtttttaggaAAAGTGTTTGTAAAGCTGAGCAGGCAGCACAGTGTGGGTTTCAAAGAATCAAAGCCACTCAGTTTAGGCTTCAAAGTTGTGGGAGTTGTGAGGTTTTAGCTAATCTGGTCTTACTCCTTGTAGGAAACTTCACGCTGCCAGAGGTAGCCGAGTGCTTTGATGAAATAACCTATGTTGAACTGCAAAAGGAGGAAGCCCAGAAACTTTTGGAGCAATACAAGGAGGAAAGCAAAAAGGCTCTCCCaccagaaaagaaacagaacactGGTTCAAAGAAGAGCAATAAAAACAAGAGTGGCAAGAACCAGTTCAACAGGGGTGGCGGCCACAGAGGCCGTGGTGGCTTCAACATGCGCGGCGGCACCTTCCGAGGAGGAGGCAAGTGTGCTTGGGCACGGGGTCCTGCAGTGGGGCTGCATCCCTGGGTAGTGCTCTCAGGGCTGGGAGCCTGGTGCTGTTAGCAGGGTTTGACCTCCCATGTCTTGACCCTTGCGCTGTACCTGCTGCCCGAGGAACTGGTTTAAAATCTTGTGATTTGATGAACGCAGGTAGGGTCTCTGATTAAATGAAGCATTGTTCTTgttttcaaagtgatttttcttttaataaaggaTTGGTCCAGAGATGCACACTGTTAAGCTAAACATCTCTTATTTGCAGCTCCTGGGAATCGTGGTGGATATAATAGGAGGGGCAACATGCCTCAGAGAGGTGGTGGCGGCGGTGGCAGTGGCGGGATTGGCTATCCGTACCCTCGGGGCCCTGTGTTTCCCAGCCGAGGAGGTTATTCAAACAGAGGGAACTACAACAGAGGTGGAATGCCTAACAGAGGGAACTACAACCAGGTAATGATTGAGATTCCTTTAGGCACTGATGATTTGTGTGATTTAGCCTGGAAAATTGTAGGTTTGTGTTAGCCTTAGTAAGAATTGTAAGCAACactgtgtgtctgtatgtggTGACCTAAGAAAGACTAGTGAGGGTAAGATGAGGCCCACTTCATTTTGATTTTCAGGTGCACAGACTAGCGATGAGGCAGGTGATACCTTATAATTGACCCACCTGAGAACAAACCAGCAGAGGGTGCCCAGAGCTTAGTAATTGTGCTGCTTGCCTCCCTCATGTACAGACCTTCTAATGAGCTGTGTCCGGAGTCCttaaagaagtttattttctcttcccacccccatccccactcccccagAACTTCAGAGGACGAGGAAACAATCGTGGCTACAAAAATCAATCTCAGGGCTACAACCAGTGGCAGCAGGGTGTAAGTAATTTCTTATGTGCTCTGGCCATTCATTGTACTTTAAGTTCCTAAGAATCAGTCTTGAAAAACTTGTCCAGGGTTTGGAGTGTTTGTAAGTGTTACAGGGCAAGGTGTGAATATTAGGTGGTTTGCTGTAATTTAACGTtatgataaaatattctttaatacatacgtttctttttattgctagcTTTAATTGTATAAACTAACCAAGTCATGATGTGTTTCCTTTTGTAATGTCTTTATTGATAATAATGGGATATTAATACTAACTAAATCTGGTTTGGTAGAAATCAGAGGTATGACAGGTATAAATTTGTTTCCAGCAATTACTCTGAATTAGATTATCATTTCCTAAAAGCAGTTTGAGTGGCTTAttgatgttttttctttaaaaaaaaaattttctcttacAGCAATTCTGGGGTCAGAAGCCATGGAGTCAGCATTATCACCAAGGATATTATTGAATACCCAAATAAAACGAACTGATACATATTTCTCCAAAACCTTCACAAGAAGTCGACTGTTTTCTTTAGTAGGCTAACTTTTTAAACATTCCACAAGAGGAAGTGCCTGCGGGTTCCTTTTTTAGAAGCTTtgtgggttgattttttttcttttcttttttgtacatttttaattgcAGTTTTAAAGTGAATCGTAAGAGAACCTCAGCATTGTGCACGATAAGAGAATGTGTCAGTATTTCAGGGTTCtacattttatctgtaaaatgtgacttttttttttatcacaacaaAAGTAAAATGTTGCTTTGTACCTGGTGTCTTTTATTAAGAATTTACTCCCCCCATTTCTCACAGAGATAACAGTCGGGAGTCATTGTCACAATATAATAGAAATGTTAGCAACCAGATTCATGTAAGGACTAAGCAGTCCTCATGAATTGCATAAGACTCTGTACTGCTCATAGTACACTCCATCCTCTCTGTAGTTTGCTGAGTAGTGGAGGGGGAAAGCTTCAACAGTAGTTTCTGACAATAACTGggaaggctttttctttttttttttaaataacaatggaATTGGCATAATTGGGAATGAAGATAAAACTTGGAACCGAGATCGAGAAGATGGAGTGTATGTAGAAGGGCTGTTAAAAATGTAAACCTTGGTTGCATTATTTGTGGAGGCTCAAACTTGTGAAGGTTCAATACCAtactttttccatttgttctgcATTTTGATTCTGAAAAGAAAGCTGGCTTTGcccatttcttattaaaaaaacttGTTGTAAATCCAGTTGTCTAATGGGATCTATATGAAGTTAGCTATGTCTGTATGCCCTTCTCCCACAAAATACTGTATAACTAGTGTGCTTGTAGTAGTTAACTCCACCATCTTTGTAAGCTAATGAAATTGTGAGTCACCcatttatatcttaatttttaatcatGTCAGTTCTTGAATGGGTATCTCCTTAGCctgctgatttctttttctttctaaagaaagtGGGTGGAGAAATTAATTTAGACGTTTGTTTGCaataaaaagaattcattttactCTCGTTTTGGGATTCTCGCCATCAAGGTTCAAAATCCCTTTATAAAACTCCCAAGAGGAGAAAACTTAAGTGTGTGCTTTCTGGACAGCTTATTCTTTACTCTGTACTTGGAACATTTaggttttaaaaacttaaatgtatacTGACAATTGAATTATGAAGTAAAGTTgaattcttcccctcccccccagatgACTTAACATTTTAATGAGGGGAAATGGTGTACTGGCTGGGAGAAGTTTACACTCAGTTTACCATCTTTACAAAATGCTAATGGCTGTCCTCAACTGAATATCTTATATGCACCTATCTAATACATGAAACGCTGGGAACCGATGCTTTTAGAAGCCATCATGCAAGCCAGTCCTTGATTTCACTACTACACAACACTGCTAACTTAACCGTAGCTATGTGATGACATTAGATCCCCTACTTGTAATTCTATTGGGTTTGCACAGAACACTTAATCTTCTAAAGGACCCTCACTGATGTGAAGTGAGGAATCAGGAGTCAAACTGTAGAACTAAAACTTGACTTCAGTCTAGTGTTTTGTTGTTTCAGGTTGCTTCTGGTAAGTTTAGGTCTGTCTATATTTGTTTGCTTAGATTTTTGTTTAAGCTATTTTAAATCAGATCTTTAACTTCTTCATACTCCTAGGAATTTTGCCACAATCTGAGCTGGAGTTGTTTTAGATGGTGGTCTAGGTTTAGTTGATAAATGTTTGGAACAAAGGCTACTCCTGTAATTACTGTAAGAATACTTAGTGGTGCCAGGTAGTGTTTTGAGGgcggtttttgttttgttttttttaagcagtttACTGCTTAGCAACTCCTGGCATGAactatttttttcagtatatattAAAATCACTAGGATTGCACAGTCTTACTCAGGGGGAAAAAGTTCAAACTTTGCTCATCAGTGTTTTAGGGTACCTTTGAAGAATCTTGAGTATATATTCTAGTTTAAAACAGCACATGGGATTCATGTTTAATAATTGCAATGGGAGAGTAATGGCCAAGTAGCATTTTGGTAGACTGTCATGCCTTGTGTAGCCCAGAAAATCTTGGGGGAAGAATAAGGTGTGGAATAGATAAAAATACTGTCTAGGAAAATGTTAAAGTTTCCAGAAGTAGCGTCAAGATTAGAATTACTATGtatgaaaagaaataatcttaGTGTTTGGGAAATTGAGAAGAGGGAAGTGTACCAGACAGTAAGcgaaagggagaaaaatgagaactACCATTTCGTAGCAGCAGATTTGTAAATGAGAAACTTTGTTTAGTCTTTGCCCCTCTTGCCCACCTCTGGCAAGCAGAACACCGAAACAACAAAAGACAGCTCTGAACAAAGGCTTCCAACTATATCCATAAGATTACCGTTGGTCTAGGTGGTGCCTTCCTTAGAAAGTTTGCAGGCAGTTGGACCAATCTGTCCTGAGTCCGGTATTGGATCAGATTGGTCAGCTGGGATCATGTGAATAGGTTAATCAGGAAAGAAGGCACACATTGCAAGATAGAAGTGAAGTAACTCATACCATCCTATAGAATGTTCCTTTTGTTGGTAGGTAGGTAGTCTTGTCACTCCTATCTGGCCTTTGACAGAGGGCTCTGGCTGGGACCCAGGAGGCCAGGACTGACCTCTGTCCCTGATACCCAGGTTTATCAGAGGAAGATGAAATCTTTGGATGAAGTAGGAGTCCGTTCAGTCCTGATGCTGAATCAACAAAAGGAAGCCATATTAAATCTACAAAACAAGCAGCCCACATCTGCTTCGACCGATCTTTCCCAACAGGACAGTGAAACGTCCTGAGCACTGACAAGGTGTTGAAGCTTTTAAAAGACTATCTTCTTTgaaaagtacttaaaatatttccagtaaaagtatattttaagtatatttttagtatatttttcacCTTCTGGAGAGTTGACTTTCACGGACAGGTTACGTTCCTGTTTAGTGTTTGCATCCATTGGTGCGAGTTGAAGGACTTGTTTTTCTATAAGCTTATATAAATTGGCTTTCTATCCTCAGAACATTTTTGTAAGGCCCATTGCacaaattataaagtatttttgtAGCGCTTTAAGCAGTGGTATAGATTTCAGTCACAAAGACCTGATGATAGGTCTAGTGGAGtctattaacttttaaaaagctgaagCCAGAATGAGCTGCTAAGGAAAGCATAATAAACCTCTTTTAGAGCCCAAGTCTTCGTTTCTGATACCAGATGTAAATATACATCCTAAAAACATCGTTTCCCTAATTCTCTCTGTACACATAAGTAAAATGTGTCTTAAAAAATGGGTGGAACTTGTAGCAGAGAGTAAGTCTCCACTCCCATTACCCGGAATACTTAGTGAAATACTGTGGAAAGATGAATACAACAATACTTTCTCTAAAGTCATTCTCCTAAAACTAAAATAGTTTGAACCTAAACTTTGTTGTTCATGTTTTCTGGGGCCTCTGCGAGAAATGGTTTCAGTCTTCACATTTTAGTAATAGAGCGAGGATATGTAGGGTTATGGCTTTGGCAGTAGGTTGCAGTAGGTACGCACGAACATTAAAGTATATTAAATGAGTACTTTGAATAAGAATCACCCTGCATATTAGCTCTCTGAAGCAGTTTGAATTAGTCATGTAGCCAGTCTCCAAATCCTTAATGgcctaaacatttatttaaaaccaCAGTGTCCTTCTGATATGTCCCTTTTGTTTGGAtattttttcgatttgaatcttctTGGCCCTGTTACCCTTCAGCTTCACTAAGATGTGCAGGTGGTAGGTCTTGCCGGTTTAGTGGTTTTCATTTAGTTtaatgccagttttttttttttttttagtctgtttgCCAGTGCTATAGGTACATGTTAGACCAATACCTAAAAATCCTTTGTCTAGCTAACTCGTGTTGAAGTGAGTGACCTTTGGCTTACTGATTTTTATTAACCTTGATGTTGAAAATAAACCCTTGAGGATTATTGTGGAAGTGATCTAAAAGTGTTCAGATTGAAATAGTATGTATCTCTTGAGTGTGGGAGTAAAAAAAAACTAGGATTTGACCATTCCTAAGTTTATATGTGAGGTCAAATAGTTGAAATAACCTACCTGAAGAGTATATTTTGCTACAAACATGCTTCTGTATTTGGTGGTCACACTTTGTTGATTTCAACGTGCAGGCAGCTGGAGGCCCCCCCCCCCTAAATAAGAGCCCTTTCAGATACGGGGAAGTGGCTCACAGTAGGCACTTAGATAAATAAGGATATGCTGTCCCATCCTCATCAGTTGGCTAAAAATAGAAGTGactgaatatatttaattagGTTGCCTAAAGAACTTAATTTAGTCTGTAAGGCTTAGTAGGTTGTGAAATACTATATTCATAATGTTAACCTAGaatcactttaaaaatgtcacaCCTGTGTATCTCGTGAGGTTATGTCCGGAACTGCTGTCTGTGTGGAAAGCTGAATAAGAACAGTTTTCTGGCATGACGTAGATACTTGGGGAATTGCAGTTGT
Protein-coding sequences here:
- the HNRNPU gene encoding heterogeneous nuclear ribonucleoprotein U isoform X1 — protein: MSSSPVNVKKLKVSELKEELKKRRLSDKGLKAELMERLQAALDDEEAGGRPAMEPGNGSLDLGGDSAGRSGAGLEQEAAAGGDEEEEEEEEEEEGIAALDGDQMELGEENGAAGAADAGPMEEEEAASEDENGDDQGFQEGEDELGDEEEGAGDENGHGEQQPQPPATPQQQPPQQRGAAKEAAGKSSGPTSLFAVTVAPPGARQGQQQAGGKKKAEGGGGGGRPGAPAAGDGKTEQKGGDKKRGVKRPREDHGRGYFEYIEENKYSRAKSPQPPVEEEDEHFDDTVVCLDTYNCDLHFKISRDRLSASSLTMESFAFLWAGGRASYGVSKGKVCFEMKVTEKIPVRHLYTKDIDIHEVRIGWSLTTSGMLLGEEEFSYGYSLKGIKTCNCETEDYGEKFDENDVITCFANFESDEVELSYAKNGQDLGVAFKISKEILAGRPLFPHVLCHNCAVEFNFGQKEKPYFPIPEDYTFIQNVPLEDRVRGPKGPEEKKDCEVVMMIGLPGAGKTTWVTKHAAENPGKYNILGTNTIMDKMMVAGFKKQMADTGKLNTLLQRAPQCLGKFIEIAARKKRNFILDQTNVSAAAQRRKMCLFAGFQRKAVVVCPKDEDYKQRTQKKAEVEGKDLPEHAVLKMKGNFTLPEVAECFDEITYVELQKEEAQKLLEQYKEESKKALPPEKKQNTGSKKSNKNKSGKNQFNRGGGHRGRGGFNMRGGTFRGGAPGNRGGYNRRGNMPQRGGGGGGSGGIGYPYPRGPVFPSRGGYSNRGNYNRGGMPNRGNYNQNFRGRGNNRGYKNQSQGYNQWQQGQFWGQKPWSQHYHQGYY
- the HNRNPU gene encoding heterogeneous nuclear ribonucleoprotein U isoform X2, producing the protein MSSSPVNVKKLKVSELKEELKKRRLSDKGLKAELMERLQAALDDEEAGGRPAMEPGNGSLDLGGDSAGRSGAGLEQEAAAGGDEEEEEEEEEEEGIAALDGDQMELGEENGAAGAADAGPMEEEEAASEDENGDDQGFQEGEDELGDEEEGAGDENGHGEQQPQPPATPQQQPPQQRGAAKEAAGKSSGPTSLFAVTVAPPGARQGQQQAGGDGKTEQKGGDKKRGVKRPREDHGRGYFEYIEENKYSRAKSPQPPVEEEDEHFDDTVVCLDTYNCDLHFKISRDRLSASSLTMESFAFLWAGGRASYGVSKGKVCFEMKVTEKIPVRHLYTKDIDIHEVRIGWSLTTSGMLLGEEEFSYGYSLKGIKTCNCETEDYGEKFDENDVITCFANFESDEVELSYAKNGQDLGVAFKISKEILAGRPLFPHVLCHNCAVEFNFGQKEKPYFPIPEDYTFIQNVPLEDRVRGPKGPEEKKDCEVVMMIGLPGAGKTTWVTKHAAENPGKYNILGTNTIMDKMMVAGFKKQMADTGKLNTLLQRAPQCLGKFIEIAARKKRNFILDQTNVSAAAQRRKMCLFAGFQRKAVVVCPKDEDYKQRTQKKAEVEGKDLPEHAVLKMKGNFTLPEVAECFDEITYVELQKEEAQKLLEQYKEESKKALPPEKKQNTGSKKSNKNKSGKNQFNRGGGHRGRGGFNMRGGTFRGGAPGNRGGYNRRGNMPQRGGGGGGSGGIGYPYPRGPVFPSRGGYSNRGNYNRGGMPNRGNYNQNFRGRGNNRGYKNQSQGYNQWQQGQFWGQKPWSQHYHQGYY